The region ATTTACAGTTGCTTTCTTCTTTACATTTCGTCTGTTTTATTTTACAGGAAAGAAGAAGGGCACAGTTGTGATGTTGATCACATTCCTTTGTTGTCCGCTTTTTTTCGCCTGTGTGAGATGTATCACAACATTGACATGGAAAACAAGATATGCTGAAGCTGCAACGATTTGACGATGGAGGGATCCCAAATGGAACAGAGTTTTACCGAGCAATCGTTGATCGGCGATATTGTCACTAAATTTCCGAGAGCGGCGGATTTGTTGAAAGCGCATCGCATTGACTTTTGCTGCGGCGGACAGCGCACGCTGAAAGAAGCTGCCGAAGAGCGCGGGCTGGACGGCGAAGCACTCCTTCGCGAACTGAACGCCTTGTATAACGAGACGCAAAACAAGCCGGCCGAAAACTGGAGCGAAGCGCCGTTGACCGACTTGGTCGATCATATCATCAACACGCACCACCGCTATTTGAACGAGGAACTGCCGCAGCTCAGCCCGTATGTCACGAAAGTGTTGCGCGTTCATGGCATGCACCACCCGCATCTTTCCCGTGTGCATAAACTGTTTCATGAGTTAAAAACGGAACTCGAGCAGCATCTCGTGAAAGAGGAAACAGGCGCGTTCCCGCTCATTTTGCAATTTGCCGACAACCCGTCGCCGGAAAACCGGGAGGCGGTTGAGCAGGCTGTTTGCGAACTCGTCAATGAGCATGATGCCGCCGGCGATTTGATCAAAGAAATTCGCAACATCACGAACGATTTCACCCCACCGGAGGACGCATGCGGCACGTACCGCCTCGTCTACAACCGGCTCGCGGCGCTTGAAGACGATTTGTTCACCCACATCCATTTGGAAAACAACATCCTCTTCCCGCGCGTGTTGGCGGCGGTGAAGGCATAAAGAAAAAAACGCCGATTCGCACTTTCGAAAACATAAACCAAACGGGATCGCTTCTTCTATTGAAAGAGCGCTCCCGTTTTTCTTCATCCTCCAATATACGACATTTCAATTTTCGGGCGCTGTTTCGCTGTCTCTGCCGTCCGTTCCTCGGAATAGCGATCTGCTCGTTTGCTCCAGACTGCGGCAATCAGCGCCTTCAGCTCCTCTTTTCCCGCGCCGGCGCGCAGTTTGTCTTTCAACGACACGCCCTCAGAAGCAAACAAACATGTGTACAGCTTGCCTTCGGCGGAAATGCGCGCTCGTGTGCAGCTTCGACAAAACGCTTCTGTCACTGAGGCGATAAAGCCGACTTCCACGTTCGTGCCCGCGTACCGGTAGCGGCTCGCTACTTCGCCGAAGTACTCCTTTTCCACCGGCTCGAGCGGGTGCATGGCGTTGATTTGCTCATACATCTCTTTTTTCGTCACGACATGAGAGTAATCCCAGCCATTCGTTGTGCCGACGTCCATAAATTCAATCAAGCGGAGCGGAATGCCCAAATCTTTAAAGTAGGCGGCCATCGGCACGATTTGCGAGTCGTTCCATCCTTTTTTGACGACCATATTGACTTTCACGCCGAGTCCGGCTGCCCGAGCGACTTCAATGCCTTTTAACACCGGAGTAACGCCGGCGCCGATGCCGTTCATTTTGCGGAAAATGTCATCGTCCAACGCATCCAAGCTGACGTTGACGCGCTTCAGCCCGGCCGCTTTCAACCGTTTCGCCCATTTCACCAAATGGATGCCGTTTGTCGTGAGGGCAATGTCCCGCAATCCGGGAATCATGGACAGCCGCCTAATGAGCGCATCCAAGTCGCGCCGAAGCAGCGGCTCGCCGCCCGTCAGGCGGATTTTTTCGACCCCGAGTTCGACAAAACATTCCGCCAACAGCGCCATTTCCTCAACGGTCAACAGCTGGTCTTCCGCCAAAAAGCGAAAATTCGGCCCGAACACTTCAGCGGGCATGCAATAAACGCAACGGAAATTGCACTGATCGGTGACCGACAACCGCAAATCGCGAAGCGGGCGGGCGAGGCGGTCGATGATCTTCATCCGGTCGCGCTCTTCCATGGCGCTCCCTCCTTTCTCTTTCATGGGCCGCGTGATGTTCCAACGGCCTGTTCTTCTATCGTTGCAAACGGCCTAGTTTCGCCGCACAGGACAACAAACTAAATGACAATCCAATGGTGACCGCCACCCATGCCCACGCTAGCTCCATCCGCCCCGACTCCATCGCCATATAGACAGCGGTCGGGATCGTTTGCGTTTTGCCTGGGATGTTGCCGGCAAACATGAGCGTCGCGCCAAACTCTCCCAAGCTGCGGGCAAACGACAGCACCGCCCCGGACAACAAAGCGTTTCTGGCCAGCGGCAGCGAAATATGCCAAAACACTTGGCGCTCATTCGCCCCATCGATGCGCGCCGCTCCTTCGATCGTCGGATCGACTGCTTCGAGCCCCGCTTTCGCCGCTTGGTACATGAGCGGGAACGACACAACGACCGCCGCCAACGCCGCAGCGCCGGGTGTAAACAGCACCGTTGTGTGAAACCACGTTTCCATCAGCCGTCCGATCGGGCTATGCCGCCCAAACAGCACAACAAGCAAAAACCCGACGACCGACGGCGGCAGCACCAACGGCAGCATAAACACCGTCTCCACGATCGTCTTCCCGCGAAACCGGCAGCGCGCCATCCACCCCGCCGCTGCGGCCCCGAGGATGGCGACGATCAAACCAGCGAGAAGGGACACCTTTATTGACAACCATACGGGTGACCAAAAATCCGTCATAGATAATGGGCCTCTCTTTGCATCGTCTCTATTCACTATACGAAACTGTTCAATTGCTTGCTGTGACACTGTTCACATTGATTGTATCATATAAGCGGGGAAATCCGGCTTAGAAAAATTTGTGACCATGTGCACAAAAATCGGCCAATGGTGATTTTTTTCACTCTGTTTCCACTGTGATGTTTTTAAAATAGAAATAGCTAAACAAATGGAGGTGTCCATCATGGAAGGACAAATCCGTAAAGCGTCGAATCGTGATTTTTCCCATTTGCGCGCTTTGCTGCAATCATCCAAAAAAGTGATTCCGCTGCGCAAGCACTCGTTTTTGTTCCAAGAAGGGATGCCAGCCAATGAGCTTTACTTGATCCTTTCCGGCAAAGTGCAAGTCAGCAAAATTTGCCCGGACGGAAAAGAAATGTGCTTCCGCATTTGCGGAAGCGGGGAAATCGTCGGTGAATTGACGCTGTTTACGAGCGACCCGCGCTACTTATTGACCGCCAAAGTGATGGAACCCGGCGAAGCAGCGGTCATGGATAAGAATGAATTGGAGGAGCAGCTGCTCGTCAATCCAACTCTTGCTCTTGAATATATGCGCTGGATGAGCAAGCATGCCCGGCGGACGCAGACGAAGTTTCGGGATCTCATCATGAACGGCAAAAAAGGCGCACTCTATTCGACGCTCATTCGCCTTTGCAACAGTTATGGCGTCCCGCTTGAGGACGGAAGCATCTTCATCGACGTCGCGTTGAAAAATCAAGATTTAGCCAATTTTTGCGGCACGACGCGCGAAAGCGTCAATCGGATGCTCAACGCCTTGAAGCAGGAAGGGATCATCTCGATGAAGCGGGGCAGAATTACCGTCCGCGACTTGAACTATTTGAAAACGGAAATCCAGTGTGAAGACTGTCCGGCGGATATTTGTTGCATTGAGTGAGCGGAGCGCCATGGCTAAAGGAAGAGAACGTCTACCCGATCGTTTCCCATGGCCAAAGCAACGACCAAGCCATTTTGGCGCGCTGATTGGAAGAGCGCCCGATCAGTCGTTGTTCGAGGCCTGCCGGACGCTC is a window of Geobacillus kaustophilus DNA encoding:
- the ric gene encoding iron-sulfur cluster repair di-iron protein gives rise to the protein MEQSFTEQSLIGDIVTKFPRAADLLKAHRIDFCCGGQRTLKEAAEERGLDGEALLRELNALYNETQNKPAENWSEAPLTDLVDHIINTHHRYLNEELPQLSPYVTKVLRVHGMHHPHLSRVHKLFHELKTELEQHLVKEETGAFPLILQFADNPSPENREAVEQAVCELVNEHDAAGDLIKEIRNITNDFTPPEDACGTYRLVYNRLAALEDDLFTHIHLENNILFPRVLAAVKA
- the moaA gene encoding GTP 3',8-cyclase MoaA, translated to MEERDRMKIIDRLARPLRDLRLSVTDQCNFRCVYCMPAEVFGPNFRFLAEDQLLTVEEMALLAECFVELGVEKIRLTGGEPLLRRDLDALIRRLSMIPGLRDIALTTNGIHLVKWAKRLKAAGLKRVNVSLDALDDDIFRKMNGIGAGVTPVLKGIEVARAAGLGVKVNMVVKKGWNDSQIVPMAAYFKDLGIPLRLIEFMDVGTTNGWDYSHVVTKKEMYEQINAMHPLEPVEKEYFGEVASRYRYAGTNVEVGFIASVTEAFCRSCTRARISAEGKLYTCLFASEGVSLKDKLRAGAGKEELKALIAAVWSKRADRYSEERTAETAKQRPKIEMSYIGG
- the modB gene encoding molybdate ABC transporter permease subunit, whose translation is MTDFWSPVWLSIKVSLLAGLIVAILGAAAAGWMARCRFRGKTIVETVFMLPLVLPPSVVGFLLVVLFGRHSPIGRLMETWFHTTVLFTPGAAALAAVVVSFPLMYQAAKAGLEAVDPTIEGAARIDGANERQVFWHISLPLARNALLSGAVLSFARSLGEFGATLMFAGNIPGKTQTIPTAVYMAMESGRMELAWAWVAVTIGLSFSLLSCAAKLGRLQR
- a CDS encoding Crp/Fnr family transcriptional regulator gives rise to the protein MEVSIMEGQIRKASNRDFSHLRALLQSSKKVIPLRKHSFLFQEGMPANELYLILSGKVQVSKICPDGKEMCFRICGSGEIVGELTLFTSDPRYLLTAKVMEPGEAAVMDKNELEEQLLVNPTLALEYMRWMSKHARRTQTKFRDLIMNGKKGALYSTLIRLCNSYGVPLEDGSIFIDVALKNQDLANFCGTTRESVNRMLNALKQEGIISMKRGRITVRDLNYLKTEIQCEDCPADICCIE